One segment of Balaenoptera ricei isolate mBalRic1 chromosome 8, mBalRic1.hap2, whole genome shotgun sequence DNA contains the following:
- the TPCN2 gene encoding two pore channel protein 2 isoform X1 — protein sequence MADPREESEPLLSRTRGGSGRDSPAGVPSCHSVQVGPGAVARRDLCLDQAVVFIEDAIQYRSINHRVDARSLWLYRWYYSSMSQGILSFTIFLILALAFIETPSSLTSTSDVRYRPAPWEPPCGLTQGVEALCLLVFAADVSVKSYLVGWAQFQKNPWLLAYLVVLLVSLVDWIVSLSLVCQEPVRVRRLLRPFFLMQNSSMMKKTLKCIRWSLPEMASVGLLLAIHLCLFTVFGMLLFPGKKDRERLAHFRSLPEALTSLLVLLTTANNPDVMIPAYSKNRLYAIFFIAFTLIGSLFLMNLLTAIIYNQFRGYLMKSLQTSLLRRRLGIRAAYQVLSSVTAEGEAHPEGVGVKPQDFLQVLQKVQLGSDRKQAITEKLHSRSGDLLSADEFQKLFDEFDKRVIKEHPPRPEYWSPFLQSAQFLFSHRYFDYLGNLMALGNLVTICVFLVLDADVLPEDRDDFVLGILNGVFILYYLLEMLLKVFALGLQGYLVSSSNVFDGLLTVVLLVLEISTLAVYRFPHPGWKPEVLGLLSLWDVTRLVNMLVVFRFLRVIPSMELMAVVASTILDLIKNMRAFGGILVVVYYVFAVIGIILFRGVIVAPGNSSLAPDNGSAPCGSFEQLEYWTNNFDDFAAALVTLWDVMVVNNWQVFLDAFRRYAGPWSKIYFVLWWLVSSVIWVNLFLALILENFLHKWDRRSHLQSLTGDLEATSEVTVELLFRDVLEEPTEEELIEKLSYHPHLQLCR from the exons ATGGCGGACCCCAGGGAGGAATCGGAGCCCCTTCTGAGCCGGACCCGCGGCGGCAGTGGCCGCGATTCCCCGGCGGGCGTACCCTCCTGTCACAGCGTCCAAGTCGGCCCTG GTGCCGTGGCCAGACGGGATCTGTGCTTGGACCAGGCTGTGGTCTTCATCGAAGACGCTATCCAG TATCGCTCCATCAACCACCGCGTGGACGCCAGGTCTCTGTGGCTGTACCGATGGTACTACTCCAGCATGAGCCAGGG GATTCTGAGCTTCACCATTTTCTTGATCCTGGCTTTGGCTTTTATTGAGACCCCCTCCTCGCTCACCAGCACCTCTGATGTGCGCTACCGCCCGGCCCCCTGGGAGCCGCCCTGCGGCCTGACCCAGGGCGTCGAGGCACTCTGCCTGCTGGTCTTCGCGGCCGACGTCTCCGTGAAG AGCTACCTGGTTGGGTGGGCCCAGTTTCAGAAGAACCCCTGGCTGCTGGCCTACCTCGTGGTGCTGCTCGTGTCTCTCGTGGACTGGATCGTGTCGCTGAGCCTCGTTTGTCAGGAG CCCGTGCGGGTGCGCCGGCTCCTGCGCCCCTTCTTCCTGATGCAGAACTCCTCCATGATGAAGAAGACGCTCAAGTGCATCAGGTGGTCGCTGCCAGAGATGGCCAG CGTTGGGCTGCTGCTGGCCATCCACCTGTGTCTCTTCACCGTGTTTGGGATGCTGCTCTTCCCCGGCAAGAAG GACAGGGAGCGACTGGCCCACTTCCGCAGCCTGCCCGAGGCTCTGACCTCCCTCCTGGTGCTGCTGACCACCGCCAACAACCCTGACG tgatgATTCCTGCCTATTCCAAGAACCGGCTCTACGCCATCTTCTTCATAGCCTTCACCCTGATAG GGAGCTTGTTTTTGATGAACCTGCTGACGGCCATCATCTACAATCAGTTCCGGGGCTACCTGATG AAGTCTCTGCAGACCTCACTGTTGCGGAGGCGCCTGGGGATCCGGGCTGCCTACCAGGTCCTCTCGTCCGTGACGGCAGAGGGAGAAGCCCACCCCGAGGG AGTCGGGGTGAAGCCCCAGGACTTCCTGCAGGTGCTTCAGAAAGTCCAGCTGGGTAGTGACCGCAAACAGGCCATCACGGAG AAGCTGCATTCCCGCAGTGGGGACCTGCTGTCAGCCGACGAGTTTCAGAAACTCTTCGATGAGTTTGACAAAAGGGTGATCAAAGAG CACCCGCCGCGGCCCGAGTACTGGTCTCCGTTTCTGCAGAGCGCCCAGTTCCTCTTCAGCCACCGCTACTTTGACTACCTGGGCAACCTCATGGCCCTTGGAAACCTCGTGACCATCTGT GTGTTCCTGGTGTTGGATGCAGATGTGCTGCCCGAGGACCGTGATGACTTCGTGCTGGGG ATTCTCAACGGCGTCTTCATCCTGTACTACCTGCTGGAGATGCTGCTCAAGGTGTTCGCTCTGGGCCTGCAGGGGTACCTGGTCTCCTCCAGCAACGTGTTCGATGGGCTCCTCACCGTCGTCCTGCTG GTTTTGGAGATCTCAACTCTGGCTGTGTACCGCTTCCCACACCCGGGCTG GAAGCCGGAGGTGCTGGGCCTGCTGTCGCTGTGGGACGTGACCCGGCTGGTGAACATGCTTGTGGTCTTCCGCTTCCTGCGCGTCATTCCCAGCATGGAG CTGATGGCCGTGGTGGCTAGTACCATCCTGGACCTGATCAAAAACATGCGGGCTTTCGGCGGGATCCTGGTG GTGGTCTACTACGTCTTTGCCGTCATCGGCATCATCCTGTTCCGAGGCGTCATCGTGGCTCCTGGAAACAGCAG cctggcccctgACAACGGCTCCGCGCCCTGCGGGAGCTTCGAGCAGCTGGAGTACTGGACCAACAACTTCGACGACTTTGCC GCCGCCCTGGTCACTCTGTGGGACGTGATGGTCGTGAACAACTGGCAGGTGTTCCTGGACGCCTTCCGGCGCTACGCGGGCCC GTGGTCCAAGATCTATTTTGTGCTGTGGTGGCTGGTGTCGTCCGTCATCTGGGTCAACCTGTTCCTGGCTCTGATTCTGGAG AACTTCCTTCACAAGTGGGACCGCCGCAGTCACCTGCAGTCCCTCACAGGGGACCTAGAGGCCACCTCTGAGGTGACCGTGGAGCTCTTGTTCAG GGATGTCCTGGAGGAACCCACGGAGGAGGAGCTGATAGAGAAGCTGAGCTACCACCCGCACCTGCAGCTGTGCAGGTGA
- the TPCN2 gene encoding two pore channel protein 2 isoform X2 — MADPREESEPLLSRTRGGSGRDSPAGVPSCHSVQVGPGAVARRDLCLDQAVVFIEDAIQYRSINHRVDARSLWLYRWYYSSMSQGILSFTIFLILALAFIETPSSLTSTSDVRYRPAPWEPPCGLTQGVEALCLLVFAADVSVKSYLVGWAQFQKNPWLLAYLVVLLVSLVDWIVSLSLVCQEPVRVRRLLRPFFLMQNSSMMKKTLKCIRWSLPEMASVGLLLAIHLCLFTVFGMLLFPGKKDRERLAHFRSLPEALTSLLVLLTTANNPDVMIPAYSKNRLYAIFFIAFTLIGSLFLMNLLTAIIYNQFRGYLMKSLQTSLLRRRLGIRAAYQVLSSVTAEGEAHPEGVGVKPQDFLQVLQKVQLGSDRKQAITEKLHSRSGDLLSADEFQKLFDEFDKRVIKEHPPRPEYWSPFLQSAQFLFSHRYFDYLGNLMALGNLVTICVFLVLDADVLPEDRDDFVLGILNGVFILYYLLEMLLKVFALGLQGYLVSSSNVFDGLLTVVLLVLEISTLAVYRFPHPGWKPEVLGLLSLWDVTRLVNMLVVFRFLRVIPSMELMAVVASTILDLIKNMRAFGGILVVVYYVFAVIGIILFRGVIVAPGNSSLAPDNGSAPCGSFEQLEYWTNNFDDFAAALVTLWDVMVVNNWQVFLDAFRRYAGP; from the exons ATGGCGGACCCCAGGGAGGAATCGGAGCCCCTTCTGAGCCGGACCCGCGGCGGCAGTGGCCGCGATTCCCCGGCGGGCGTACCCTCCTGTCACAGCGTCCAAGTCGGCCCTG GTGCCGTGGCCAGACGGGATCTGTGCTTGGACCAGGCTGTGGTCTTCATCGAAGACGCTATCCAG TATCGCTCCATCAACCACCGCGTGGACGCCAGGTCTCTGTGGCTGTACCGATGGTACTACTCCAGCATGAGCCAGGG GATTCTGAGCTTCACCATTTTCTTGATCCTGGCTTTGGCTTTTATTGAGACCCCCTCCTCGCTCACCAGCACCTCTGATGTGCGCTACCGCCCGGCCCCCTGGGAGCCGCCCTGCGGCCTGACCCAGGGCGTCGAGGCACTCTGCCTGCTGGTCTTCGCGGCCGACGTCTCCGTGAAG AGCTACCTGGTTGGGTGGGCCCAGTTTCAGAAGAACCCCTGGCTGCTGGCCTACCTCGTGGTGCTGCTCGTGTCTCTCGTGGACTGGATCGTGTCGCTGAGCCTCGTTTGTCAGGAG CCCGTGCGGGTGCGCCGGCTCCTGCGCCCCTTCTTCCTGATGCAGAACTCCTCCATGATGAAGAAGACGCTCAAGTGCATCAGGTGGTCGCTGCCAGAGATGGCCAG CGTTGGGCTGCTGCTGGCCATCCACCTGTGTCTCTTCACCGTGTTTGGGATGCTGCTCTTCCCCGGCAAGAAG GACAGGGAGCGACTGGCCCACTTCCGCAGCCTGCCCGAGGCTCTGACCTCCCTCCTGGTGCTGCTGACCACCGCCAACAACCCTGACG tgatgATTCCTGCCTATTCCAAGAACCGGCTCTACGCCATCTTCTTCATAGCCTTCACCCTGATAG GGAGCTTGTTTTTGATGAACCTGCTGACGGCCATCATCTACAATCAGTTCCGGGGCTACCTGATG AAGTCTCTGCAGACCTCACTGTTGCGGAGGCGCCTGGGGATCCGGGCTGCCTACCAGGTCCTCTCGTCCGTGACGGCAGAGGGAGAAGCCCACCCCGAGGG AGTCGGGGTGAAGCCCCAGGACTTCCTGCAGGTGCTTCAGAAAGTCCAGCTGGGTAGTGACCGCAAACAGGCCATCACGGAG AAGCTGCATTCCCGCAGTGGGGACCTGCTGTCAGCCGACGAGTTTCAGAAACTCTTCGATGAGTTTGACAAAAGGGTGATCAAAGAG CACCCGCCGCGGCCCGAGTACTGGTCTCCGTTTCTGCAGAGCGCCCAGTTCCTCTTCAGCCACCGCTACTTTGACTACCTGGGCAACCTCATGGCCCTTGGAAACCTCGTGACCATCTGT GTGTTCCTGGTGTTGGATGCAGATGTGCTGCCCGAGGACCGTGATGACTTCGTGCTGGGG ATTCTCAACGGCGTCTTCATCCTGTACTACCTGCTGGAGATGCTGCTCAAGGTGTTCGCTCTGGGCCTGCAGGGGTACCTGGTCTCCTCCAGCAACGTGTTCGATGGGCTCCTCACCGTCGTCCTGCTG GTTTTGGAGATCTCAACTCTGGCTGTGTACCGCTTCCCACACCCGGGCTG GAAGCCGGAGGTGCTGGGCCTGCTGTCGCTGTGGGACGTGACCCGGCTGGTGAACATGCTTGTGGTCTTCCGCTTCCTGCGCGTCATTCCCAGCATGGAG CTGATGGCCGTGGTGGCTAGTACCATCCTGGACCTGATCAAAAACATGCGGGCTTTCGGCGGGATCCTGGTG GTGGTCTACTACGTCTTTGCCGTCATCGGCATCATCCTGTTCCGAGGCGTCATCGTGGCTCCTGGAAACAGCAG cctggcccctgACAACGGCTCCGCGCCCTGCGGGAGCTTCGAGCAGCTGGAGTACTGGACCAACAACTTCGACGACTTTGCC GCCGCCCTGGTCACTCTGTGGGACGTGATGGTCGTGAACAACTGGCAGGTGTTCCTGGACGCCTTCCGGCGCTACGCGGGCCCGTGA